In Bacillus sp. KH172YL63, one genomic interval encodes:
- the pruA gene encoding L-glutamate gamma-semialdehyde dehydrogenase: MIPYKHEPFTDFSEKENQKAFKEGLKVVESYLGQDYPLVIGGERVTTEDKLVSVNPANKEELIGRVSKANKELAEKAMDVAYDTFQTWRKVKPETRADILFRASAIVRRRKHEFSALLTKEAGKPWNEADADTAEAIDFMEYYARQMLRLKDGFPVESRPGEYNQFNYIPLGVGVVISPWNFAFAIMAGTAVAAIVTGNTVLLKPASTTAVVAAKFIEVLEEAGLPKGVINYVPGSGAEVGDYLVDHPKTRFISFTGSRDVGIRIYERAAKVNPGQKWLKRVIAEMGGKDTIVVDSEGDLELAAKSIVASAFGFSGQKCSACSRAVVVEDVYDQVLQRAVELTKELTVGDPVDRDNFMGPVIDQASFDKIMSYIEIGKEEGKLMVGGEGDNSKGFFVKPTIFADLDPEARLMQEEIFGPVVAFSKAKDFDHALEIANNTDYGLTGAVITNNRAKIEQAREDFHVGNLYFNRGCTGAIVGYQPFGGFNMSGTDSKAGGPDYLLLHLQAKTTSETL; the protein is encoded by the coding sequence ATGATTCCTTACAAGCACGAACCATTCACAGATTTCTCAGAGAAAGAGAATCAAAAAGCATTTAAAGAAGGTCTAAAGGTAGTAGAAAGTTACTTAGGCCAAGACTATCCATTAGTGATTGGCGGAGAACGGGTAACGACTGAGGACAAACTTGTTTCTGTAAACCCAGCAAACAAAGAAGAACTCATCGGACGCGTTTCAAAAGCGAACAAAGAACTTGCTGAGAAGGCAATGGATGTCGCTTATGACACGTTCCAGACTTGGCGCAAAGTGAAGCCTGAAACCCGCGCCGACATTCTTTTCCGTGCTTCTGCAATCGTTCGTCGCCGTAAGCATGAATTCTCTGCTTTACTTACGAAAGAAGCGGGTAAGCCATGGAATGAAGCGGATGCTGATACAGCGGAAGCGATTGACTTCATGGAATACTATGCCCGTCAAATGCTTCGTTTGAAAGATGGGTTCCCTGTAGAAAGCCGTCCAGGTGAATACAATCAATTCAATTACATCCCGCTTGGAGTGGGTGTTGTCATCTCACCTTGGAACTTTGCCTTCGCAATCATGGCCGGTACAGCTGTAGCCGCCATCGTGACAGGTAATACGGTCCTTCTGAAGCCGGCTTCAACGACAGCTGTTGTGGCAGCGAAGTTCATTGAAGTATTAGAAGAAGCAGGTCTTCCGAAAGGGGTAATCAACTATGTTCCGGGTAGCGGAGCTGAAGTTGGAGACTACCTTGTGGATCATCCAAAGACTCGTTTTATTTCATTCACAGGTTCCCGTGATGTAGGTATCCGCATTTATGAAAGAGCGGCAAAAGTGAACCCGGGTCAAAAATGGCTGAAACGCGTCATCGCCGAAATGGGCGGTAAAGATACAATCGTGGTGGACAGTGAGGGAGATCTTGAGCTGGCAGCGAAATCCATCGTAGCTTCAGCATTCGGATTCTCGGGACAAAAATGTTCAGCCTGTTCACGTGCCGTTGTCGTGGAAGATGTGTACGATCAAGTACTTCAGCGCGCGGTGGAATTAACGAAAGAATTAACGGTTGGAGATCCTGTAGACCGTGATAACTTCATGGGTCCTGTGATCGACCAGGCGTCATTTGATAAAATCATGAGCTATATTGAAATCGGTAAAGAAGAAGGGAAGTTGATGGTAGGAGGAGAAGGCGATAACTCTAAAGGCTTCTTCGTGAAACCAACAATCTTTGCTGATCTGGATCCTGAAGCACGCTTGATGCAAGAGGAAATCTTCGGACCGGTTGTGGCATTCTCTAAAGCAAAGGACTTCGATCATGCGCTTGAGATTGCGAACAATACGGACTACGGTTTGACGGGTGCAGTCATCACGAATAACCGTGCGAAGATCGAACAGGCCCGTGAAGACTTCCATGTCGGAAACCTTTACTTCAATAGAGGGTGTACGGGAGCGATCGTTGGATACCAGCCATTTGGCGGTTTCAACATGTCAGGTACCGACTCGAAAGCCGGCGGACCGGATTATCTACTGCTTCACCTTCAAGCCAAAACAACTTCAGAAACACTTTAA
- a CDS encoding ornithine--oxo-acid transaminase, translated as MTVSTHSIIEQTEKYGAKNYHPLPIVISEAEGVWVKDPEGNKYMDMLSAYSAVNQGHRHPKIIQALKDQADRVTLTSRAFHNDQLAPWYEKICKLTGKDMALPMNTGAEAVETAIKTARRWAYDVKGVAENSAEIIACNGNFHGRTMTAVSLSSEEEYKRGFGPMLPGINLIPYGDLDALKEAITPNTAAFLIEPIQGEAGIVFPPKGFLKAAYELCKENNVLFIADEIQAGLARSGKMFACEWDDVDPDMYILGKALGGGVFPISCVVANKEVLGVFNPGSHGSTFGGNPMACAVSVASLDVLIDEDLAGRSLQMGEYFMSKLREIDNPMIKEVRGSGLFIGVELKEPARKYCEQLKEEGLLCKETHDTVIRFAPPLVISQEELDWAIERIKKVLS; from the coding sequence ATGACAGTGAGTACGCATTCAATTATTGAACAAACAGAGAAATATGGTGCGAAAAATTATCATCCCCTGCCAATCGTTATTTCAGAAGCAGAGGGTGTCTGGGTGAAAGATCCTGAGGGCAACAAGTATATGGATATGCTGAGCGCCTATTCAGCAGTCAACCAGGGACACCGCCATCCAAAGATCATCCAGGCGCTGAAAGATCAGGCGGACCGCGTGACGCTGACATCACGTGCATTCCATAATGATCAGCTGGCTCCCTGGTATGAAAAGATCTGTAAGCTTACAGGAAAAGACATGGCCCTTCCAATGAATACAGGTGCTGAAGCAGTTGAGACGGCGATCAAGACGGCGCGCCGCTGGGCATATGACGTGAAAGGTGTAGCTGAAAACAGTGCGGAAATCATCGCATGTAACGGCAACTTCCATGGGCGTACAATGACGGCTGTTTCCCTTTCATCAGAAGAGGAATACAAACGCGGCTTTGGTCCGATGCTGCCTGGCATCAACTTGATTCCTTATGGTGACCTGGATGCTTTGAAAGAAGCGATCACGCCGAATACGGCAGCATTCCTGATTGAACCGATCCAAGGGGAGGCAGGCATCGTATTCCCGCCGAAAGGATTCCTGAAAGCGGCGTACGAGTTATGTAAAGAAAACAATGTGTTGTTCATTGCCGATGAAATCCAGGCGGGACTTGCACGTTCCGGTAAAATGTTTGCCTGTGAGTGGGATGATGTGGATCCGGATATGTACATCCTCGGTAAAGCGCTAGGCGGGGGCGTATTCCCAATTTCATGTGTTGTGGCAAATAAAGAAGTGCTCGGCGTTTTCAACCCGGGTTCACACGGATCTACATTCGGCGGTAATCCGATGGCATGTGCCGTGTCGGTTGCGTCCCTGGATGTGTTGATCGATGAAGATCTTGCCGGACGTTCCCTTCAGATGGGTGAATACTTTATGAGTAAACTTCGTGAGATAGATAATCCTATGATTAAGGAAGTCCGTGGCAGCGGGTTATTTATCGGTGTAGAGTTGAAGGAACCTGCCCGCAAATACTGTGAGCAGCTGAAAGAAGAAGGACTGCTCTGCAAAGAGACACACGATACTGTCATTCGTTTTGCCCCTCCGCTTGTCATTTCGCAGGAAGAACTTGACTGGGCAATCGAAAGAATCAAAAAAGTCCTGTCTTAA
- a CDS encoding Glu/Leu/Phe/Val family dehydrogenase: MGENLNLFTSTQHVINDALSKLGYTEEMYELLKEPVRMLTVRIPVRMDDGSIKVFTGYRAQHNDAVGPTKGGVRFHPEVDEEEVKALSMWMSLKCGIVDLPYGGGKGGIICDPRTMSFTELEKLSRGYVRAISQIVGPTKDIPAPDVYTNSQIMAWMMDEYSRLRENDSPGFITGKPIVLGGSQGREKATAQGVTICIEQAAKKRGIDIKGARVVIQGFGNAGSFLAKFMHDTGAKVIAISDAHGALHDPAGLDIDYLLDRRDSFGTVTTLFENTISNKELLELECDILVPAAISNQITEENVYDIKASIVVEAANGPTTFEATRILSERGILLVPDVLASAGGVTVSYFEWVQNNQGYYWTEEEVNEKLYAKLVEAFNNVYETSQNRRVNMRLAAYMVGARKMAEASRFRGWV; this comes from the coding sequence ATGGGAGAAAACCTTAATCTGTTTACTTCTACACAGCATGTCATCAATGATGCTTTATCAAAGCTTGGATATACGGAAGAAATGTATGAACTGTTGAAAGAGCCGGTACGTATGCTGACCGTGCGCATCCCTGTCCGGATGGACGACGGCAGCATCAAGGTTTTCACTGGATACAGGGCCCAGCATAATGATGCGGTAGGTCCGACAAAGGGAGGCGTACGCTTCCATCCTGAAGTGGATGAAGAAGAAGTAAAGGCTTTATCCATGTGGATGAGTTTGAAATGCGGCATTGTCGACCTGCCATACGGCGGGGGAAAAGGCGGGATCATCTGTGATCCGAGAACGATGTCGTTCACTGAACTTGAGAAGCTGAGCCGCGGGTATGTCCGTGCCATCAGTCAGATCGTAGGTCCTACAAAGGATATCCCTGCTCCTGATGTGTACACAAACTCACAGATCATGGCCTGGATGATGGATGAATACAGCCGTCTCCGTGAAAATGACTCACCAGGGTTCATTACAGGAAAACCGATTGTCCTCGGCGGCTCACAGGGCCGTGAGAAGGCAACAGCTCAAGGTGTGACAATCTGCATCGAACAGGCAGCAAAGAAACGGGGCATCGATATCAAAGGCGCACGCGTCGTCATTCAAGGTTTCGGGAATGCCGGAAGTTTCTTGGCAAAATTCATGCATGATACCGGTGCGAAGGTCATCGCGATTTCCGATGCCCACGGTGCACTTCATGATCCTGCTGGCCTGGATATTGATTATCTGTTGGATCGTCGCGACAGTTTCGGCACAGTGACCACATTATTTGAAAACACAATTTCAAATAAGGAATTACTTGAACTGGAGTGTGACATCCTGGTGCCTGCAGCGATTTCAAACCAAATCACTGAAGAGAATGTCTATGACATCAAAGCATCCATTGTGGTAGAAGCTGCAAACGGTCCGACCACCTTTGAAGCAACCCGTATCCTTTCTGAAAGAGGAATCCTCCTTGTGCCCGATGTACTGGCAAGTGCCGGCGGGGTAACGGTTTCTTATTTCGAATGGGTACAGAACAATCAAGGGTATTATTGGACTGAAGAGGAAGTAAACGAGAAGCTTTATGCTAAACTTGTTGAAGCTTTCAACAATGTATATGAGACATCTCAGAACCGTCGGGTGAATATGCGGCTAGCTGCATACATGGTCGGCGCACGTAAAATGGCAGAAGCCTCAAGATTCAGAGGTTGGGTGTAA